Proteins found in one Venturia canescens isolate UGA chromosome 8, ASM1945775v1, whole genome shotgun sequence genomic segment:
- the LOC122415106 gene encoding MKRN2 opposite strand protein — protein MRSKVLGANFETRSSFIMNGVSLICYKHCNDKSIFCKEVPIACPLCKTVVTRYVLEPFRIPCPFAEASGNPCALVVKPSFGNFLQDYKPTDDLHIGLTNSVGRIFEFDARGLTINDLTKWKNCLVINTSVPESWYSRWDEVLEELCTGSNWNLVNYNPTSYNCFDFVMNFLTLLNYKDLTFLDKTTLCSSFVLPKLRDVLRYVSLYRNLQSNEYYVSA, from the coding sequence ATGCGTTCTAAAGTACTTGGAGCAAATTTTGAGACGCGTTCCTCGTTCATTATGAACGGAGTTTCGTTGATATGTTATAAACATTGCAACGataaatcgatattttgtaAAGAAGTTCCAATTGCATGTCCATTGTGTAAAACCGTAGTAACACGTTACGTGCTCGAACCTTTCAGAATTCCGTGTCCCTTTGCCGAAGCTTCGGGAAATCCATGCGCTCTCGTGGTTAAACCATCTTTCGGTAATTTTTTACAAGATTACAAACCTACGGACGATTTGCACATAGGGTTGACAAATTCGGTGGGCAGAATATTTGAGTTCGACGCACGTGGTTTGACGATCAACGATTTGACAAAGTGGAAAAATTGCTTGGTTATAAACACGTCGGTACCTGAATCTTGGTACTCGCGGTGGGACGAAGTACTTGAAGAATTGTGCACCGGATCAAATTGGAATTTAGTCAACTATAACCCTACTTCATACAATTGTTTTGATTTTGTTATGAACTTTTTGACACTTCTCAATTACAAGGATTTGACGTTTCTCGACAAAACAACACTGTGCAGTTCCTTCGTTTTGCCAAAGTTGCGAGACGTTCTGAGATACGTTTCTTTGTATAGGAATCTGCAATCGAACGAATATTACGTCTCTgcttga